From one Lycorma delicatula isolate Av1 chromosome 2, ASM4794821v1, whole genome shotgun sequence genomic stretch:
- the LOC142319899 gene encoding uncharacterized protein LOC142319899: MSKILLINNNRSLLSCDLSTEIATRGNYNFLVATEPNVNLVARSQWVPDRNGDVAIRGIVGNIDYSLYYRDEGIVAIELRDIVIIGVYISPNCVLEFFQHRIFNLQQVVMRSRKRVIVVGGFNCRTALAGAASSNARGRILEDLLEVTGAICVNDGAATYSARGHESIIDLVIIDSRIRIDTIDFSVLNEETASDHKAVSITIRDCPSRVMQININHRLTDYQIHRGN, translated from the coding sequence ATGAGTAAGATactcttaataaataacaatagaagtTTACTATCATGCGACCTGTCTACAGAGATTGCCACAAGGGGCAACTACAACTTCCTGGTAGCCACTGAACCTAATGTAAATTTAGTGGCTAGAAGTCAATGGGTACCAGATAGAAATGGGGATGTGGCTATCAGGGGGATTGTAGGTAATATAGACTATAGCCTATACTACAGAGATGAGGGTATTGTGGCTATAGAGCTGCGTGACATAGTAATCATTGGGGTATATATCAGCCCAAACTGTGTTCTGGAGTTTTTTCAACACAGAATATTTAATCTACAACAAGTCGTGATGCGGTCCCGTAAGAGAGTAATAGTGGTAGGAGGTTTCAATTGCAGAACCGCCCTGGCTGGGGCTGCTTCTTCTAACGCCAGAGGAAGAATCCTAGAAGATCTATTGGAGGTTACAGGAGCGATTTGTGTGAATGATGGAGCAGCCACATATAGCGCTAGGGGGCACGAATCGATTATCGACCTGGTAATAATAGATAGTAGAATACGTATCGACACAATTGATTTCTCAGTGCTTAATGAAGAGACTGCAAGTGACCACAAGGCTGTTTCGATTACCATTAGAGACTGTCCTTCAAGAGTAATGCAGATAAACATTAACCATAGGCTGACTGATTATCAGATTCATCGTGGAAACTAG